A genomic stretch from Leptodactylus fuscus isolate aLepFus1 chromosome 10, aLepFus1.hap2, whole genome shotgun sequence includes:
- the LOC142182927 gene encoding gastrula zinc finger protein XlCGF66.1-like isoform X3: MVLSLNNPLEKDRRKMAEKIINLTLEIIYLLTGEDYTLVKKTSMSSERVGSRCPPYVSVEWDRTQSPGTVTISDSILHEKNYEQKIIGLASKMVELLTGEVPIRCQDVTVYFSMEEWEYIEGHKDLYKDIMMEDDQSLISPEGSGKSTQERCPSPLYLQECLGEKHYVRLDHQGEDLINIKVEVLEEDDTYKKEEIILDIGPVGDCATLSEEHPLLPYYEAELKDISHHMSSENLITPNILSVFPSREPPSHLTGHMESAFDQSQTRKQRKEHKEGKTYQCSECGKYYKNSFNLYMHKRIHRDERPFSCSECGKSFTKKSVLVEHHRVHTGEKPYACSECGKCFTRKSILVEHQRSHTGYKPYLCSECGRCFARKSHLERHLRTHTGEKPFSCSKCDKGFIQKIHLIEHQRIHTDNKPFPCLDCGKCFIQKSHLVKHQKLHTLKKPT, from the exons ATGGTCCTCTCATTGAACAATCCACTAGAGAAGGACAGAAGGAAGATGGCCGAGAAAATAATAaacctcaccctagagatcatctacctgctaactggagag GATTACACAttggtgaagaagacctctatGTCTAGTGAACGCGTGGGATCTAGATGTCCTCCCTATGTGTCAGTAGAATGGGACAGGACCCAAAGCCCTGGTACGGTCACCATAAGTGATTCTATTCTGCATGAGAAAAACTATGAGCAAAAGATAATAGGACTTGCCAGCAAGATGGTGGAGCTGCTAACTGGAGAG gttcctataaggtgtcaggatgtcaccgtctatttctccatggaggagtgggagtacatagaaggacacaaggatctgtacaaggacatCATGATGGAGGACGACCAGTCGCTCATTTCTCCAG AGGGTTCTGGTAAGAGTACAcaagagagatgtcccagtcctctctATTTGCAGGAGTGTCTAGGTGAAAAACATTATGTTCGACTAGATCATCAG GGTGAAGATCTAATCAATATTAAAGTTGAAGTTCTAGAAGAAGACGATACGTACAAGAAAGAGGAGATTATTTTAGATATTGGACCAG TAGGTGACTGCGCCACACTCTCAGAGGAGCATCCCTTACTCCCATATTATGAAGCAGAACTCAAAGATATCTCTCACCATATGTCTTCTGAAAACCTTATTACCCCAAACATACTGTCCGTCTTTCCCAGTAGAGAGCCACCATCTCATCTAACTGGACACATGGAATCGGCATTTGATCAGTCTCAGACTCGTAAACAAAGGAAAGAACATAAAGAGGGTAAAACATATCAATGTagtgaatgtgggaaatattataAAAATTCTTTCAATCTTTATATGCACAAGAGAATTCACAGAGAtgagcggccattttcatgttcagaatgtgggaaaagttttaccAAAAAATCAGTTCTGGTTGAGCATCACCGAGTTCACACCGGTGAGAAGCCATatgcatgttcagaatgtgggaaatgtttcaccaGGAAATCCATTCTTGTTGAACACCAGAGAAGCCACACAGGATATAAGCcatatttatgttcagaatgtggaagatGTTTTGCCAGGAAATCACATTTGGAGAGACatctgagaactcacacaggagagaaaccattttcatgttcaaaGTGTGACAAAGGATTTATCCAGAAAATCCATCTCattgaacatcagagaattcacacggacAACAAACCATTTCCATGTCTGgactgtgggaaatgtttcattcagaaatcacatcttgttaagcACCAGAAGTTGCACACACTGAAGAAACCAACCTAA